A stretch of the Aegilops tauschii subsp. strangulata cultivar AL8/78 chromosome 4, Aet v6.0, whole genome shotgun sequence genome encodes the following:
- the LOC109742069 gene encoding uncharacterized protein produces the protein MSSVTSSASTNSNPFTNANPPGVTELRKLNILERVSVRLSQAESSYHTWKTYFSLMFQEYHLMDHVDGTVDSSLVPEFHDWSTIDTTIIRWFFLTITPDLFQTVVTDGDDACAVWTKLNGLFTDNKLQRRVFLQQEFFGCHQDNTSTDDYCRRLKTLADELRDIGAKVDDYLLLSTLTAGLNEDFGNAAGNLSLIPNLTFAKFVAYLRLEERRMKQVKARAIHTALAAGTTRGTSSRPGRAPSTVPPGTVPSHPAAEAAPAALWVACPSRPSRRTAPRGSARWGSPRW, from the coding sequence ATGTCGTCCGTCACGTCATCCGCATCCACCAACTCCAACCCGTTCACCAACGCCAACCCTCCTGGCGTCACTGAGCTCCGCAAGCTCAACATCCTCGAGCGGGTGTCGGTTCGTCTCTCGCAGGCAGAGTCCTCCTACCACACGTGGAAGACGTATTTCTCCCTCATGTTCCAGGAGTATCATCTCATGGACCACGTGGACGGCACCGTCGACTCCAGCCTCGTCCCCGAGTTTCATGACTGGTCCACCATTGACACTACGATCATCCGCTGGTTTTTCCTCACCATCACGCCCGACCTCTTCCAGACGGTCGTGACGGACGGTGATGATGCCTGCGCCGTGTGGACCAAGCTGAACGGACTCTTCACCGACAACAAGCTCCAGCGTCGTGTTTTTCTGCAGCAAGAGTTCTTTGGGTGTCATCAGGACAACACCTCCACCGACGACTATTGTCGCCGCCTTAAGACTCTCGCTGACGAGCTTCGCGACATCGGCGCCAAGGTTGATGATTACCTCCTCCTCAGCACGCTCACCGCCGGGCTCAACGAGGACTTCGGCAACGCCGCGGGGAACCTCAGTCTCATCCCCAACCTGACCTTCGCCAAGTTCGTTGCATACCTCCGCTTGGAGGAGCGGCGGATGAAGCAGGTGAAGGCGCGGGCCATCCACACCGCTCTCGCTGCCGGCACCACCCGCGGCACCTCCAGTCGCCCCGGCCGCGCCCCCTCCACAGTGCCACCTGGCACCGTACCCAGCCACCCAGCAGCCGAGGCTGCTCCCGCTGCCCTATGGGTCGCCTGCCCCTCCCGCCCCTCCCGCCGAACGGCGCCGCGGGGGTCGGCGCGGTGGGGGTCGCCGCGGTGGTAA